The Syntrophorhabdaceae bacterium genome has a segment encoding these proteins:
- a CDS encoding NAD(P)-dependent oxidoreductase produces the protein MKTGFIGLGTLGKTIAKRLVSRGVELMVWNRTRAKAVEFGAPVAESPVKVLGEVDVVFLNLFDSKAVEEVIFGPGGFMEGDLSGKTIIDTTTNHFDRVAAFHQRVREKGGRYLEAPVLGSVVPASEGNLTVLVSGEKDAYEQQRPLIEIIGKNIFYLPRPSTATKMKLINNLLLGTFMAAISEAMVFGEAAGVDKEQVLDIFAAGAGNSGVLNAKRKKLLTGDFSPHFSSALIYKDLHYLEDLARTLKRPLFTGSPVKELFALTFKGGKDQLDFSVLYEVLKGL, from the coding sequence ATGAAAACAGGATTTATCGGACTCGGTACTCTCGGAAAGACGATTGCGAAAAGACTTGTTTCCCGGGGCGTGGAGCTTATGGTCTGGAACCGGACCAGGGCGAAGGCGGTTGAATTCGGCGCCCCCGTGGCAGAAAGCCCCGTAAAGGTTCTCGGGGAAGTGGACGTAGTCTTTCTCAACCTCTTTGACAGCAAGGCAGTGGAAGAGGTGATTTTTGGTCCCGGTGGTTTTATGGAAGGGGACCTTTCAGGAAAAACGATCATCGATACCACCACCAATCATTTCGACCGGGTGGCTGCCTTTCATCAAAGGGTCCGGGAGAAGGGCGGCCGATATCTCGAGGCCCCCGTACTGGGAAGCGTGGTGCCTGCCTCGGAAGGTAACCTGACCGTCCTCGTAAGCGGAGAGAAGGATGCCTATGAGCAGCAAAGGCCGCTCATCGAAATTATAGGGAAAAATATATTTTATCTTCCCCGGCCTTCAACGGCGACAAAGATGAAACTGATAAATAACCTCCTCCTCGGCACATTTATGGCCGCTATTTCGGAGGCAATGGTTTTCGGGGAGGCGGCCGGGGTGGACAAAGAGCAGGTCCTCGATATATTCGCTGCAGGTGCGGGGAATTCCGGCGTCCTCAATGCAAAGAGAAAGAAGCTTCTGACCGGGGATTTCTCCCCCCATTTCTCATCCGCCCTCATATACAAAGATCTCCATTACCTGGAAGACCTTGCAAGGACGTTAAAAAGGCCCCTCTTCACGGGTAGTCCGGTGAAGGAGCTATTTGCCCTGACTTTTAAAGGCGGCAAAGACCAGCTCGATTTTTCGGTCCTCTACGAGGTGCTCAAAGGATTGTAA
- a CDS encoding DUF362 domain-containing protein — protein sequence MKRRDFLKFALSSVVLGSLPARAFAKDPSIVALSEGTDYAAITRNVVAALGGFQKFVKPGDVVVIKPNIGWDRKPEFAACTHPVVVKTIAEECVKAGAKKVKVFDNTCNDPRRCYENSGIQTALKGLKNVEMKHVESERYKMTKLNGIFLKEWELYDEALSANVFINVPVAKHHNLTKLTLGLKNMMGIMGGNRGYLHRGMDDALSDVSSVVKSHLVIIDATRILLNHGPQGGSLKDVKVLNKIIASTDIVAADAYGTTFFNLSPQDISTTLTAYKRGLGEMNLNKIKIIKA from the coding sequence ATGAAACGAAGAGATTTTTTGAAATTTGCCCTCTCATCGGTGGTGCTCGGCAGTCTGCCGGCACGAGCCTTTGCCAAAGACCCGTCAATAGTCGCCCTCTCGGAAGGCACTGATTACGCCGCCATCACAAGGAATGTGGTTGCCGCCCTGGGCGGTTTTCAGAAGTTCGTGAAGCCCGGCGACGTAGTGGTCATCAAGCCGAATATCGGCTGGGACAGAAAACCCGAATTCGCCGCATGCACCCATCCCGTGGTAGTGAAAACCATAGCCGAGGAGTGCGTCAAGGCGGGGGCAAAAAAGGTGAAGGTCTTCGATAATACATGCAATGACCCGAGAAGGTGCTACGAGAACAGCGGGATTCAGACCGCGCTCAAAGGGCTCAAAAATGTGGAGATGAAGCACGTGGAGAGCGAGCGGTATAAGATGACGAAGCTCAACGGCATTTTTCTCAAGGAATGGGAGCTCTACGACGAGGCCCTGAGTGCCAACGTGTTCATTAATGTCCCCGTTGCCAAGCACCATAATCTCACGAAGCTGACTCTTGGACTCAAGAATATGATGGGCATCATGGGGGGAAACAGGGGCTACCTGCACCGGGGCATGGACGACGCCCTTTCGGACGTGAGCAGCGTGGTGAAAAGCCACCTCGTCATTATCGATGCCACCAGGATCCTTCTTAACCATGGACCCCAGGGGGGAAGCCTCAAGGACGTGAAAGTCCTCAACAAGATAATTGCCTCCACCGATATCGTGGCTGCCGATGCGTATGGGACAACATTTTTCAACCTCAGTCCCCAGGATATTTCCACCACCCTTACCGCGTATAAAAGGGGGCTCGGTGAAATGAACCTTAATAAGATTAAGATAATAAAAGCCTGA
- the mnmG gene encoding tRNA uridine-5-carboxymethylaminomethyl(34) synthesis enzyme MnmG: MDTYDVIVIGAGHAGCEAALAASRMGSRTLLITMNLDHVALMSCNPAIGGLGKGHLVKEIDALDGEMAKNIDATGIQFRVLNMKKGPAVRSTRIQADKARYSLRMKQRVESQENLFVRQGLVERLLVENDRVRGVSTLWGEEFESTTVVITAGTFLRGLIHVGLETFEAGRMGDSPSVNLSLCLRDLGFEMGRLKTGTCPRLDGRTIDFSRLEPQHSDDPPKPFSFLTSSLPMRRVPCYIGYTNASTHDVIRSGLDRSPLYTGKIKGTGVRYCPSIEDKIVRFKERERHRIFVEPEGLDTAEYYPNGLSTSLPLDIQLAMLRTVTGLEHVEITRPGYAIEYDYVPPTQLMPTLETKNIKNLFLAGQINGTTGYEEAGALGLMAGINAALKASGEGEFILGREEAYIGVMIDDLVTKGVDEPYRMFTSRAEHRLLLREDNADLRLTGKGYEIGLVRKERYEATREKAAKIGNAHALLRSVRFTPTKETNSLLREAGMEGIKNPATLEELLKKPECTMENIKRLEKRLLLVEEDIAYHVELNVKYRGYTDRQLDMVRKAKRLEDQRIPSGLEYAEISGLSREMVEKFSRIRPFSLGQASRIPGVTPASITALLIHFKKKGIL, translated from the coding sequence ATGGATACATACGATGTCATTGTCATAGGAGCGGGCCACGCGGGCTGCGAGGCCGCACTCGCCGCATCCAGGATGGGGAGCAGAACACTGCTTATCACCATGAATCTCGATCACGTGGCGCTAATGTCCTGCAATCCCGCCATAGGCGGTCTCGGCAAAGGTCATCTCGTGAAAGAGATCGATGCCCTGGACGGCGAGATGGCGAAAAATATCGACGCCACCGGAATTCAGTTCAGGGTGCTGAACATGAAGAAAGGTCCCGCAGTCCGCTCCACGAGAATCCAGGCTGATAAGGCGCGTTATTCTTTGCGGATGAAGCAGCGGGTCGAGTCACAGGAGAACCTCTTCGTCAGGCAGGGCCTCGTGGAGCGTCTCCTTGTCGAGAACGATAGGGTGAGGGGAGTTTCCACGCTTTGGGGCGAAGAATTCGAATCGACGACCGTGGTCATTACTGCGGGCACGTTTCTGAGGGGGCTCATCCATGTGGGACTCGAGACTTTCGAGGCGGGACGAATGGGTGATTCGCCGTCGGTGAATCTCTCGCTCTGCCTTCGCGACCTCGGATTCGAGATGGGAAGACTCAAAACAGGGACATGTCCCCGTCTCGACGGCAGGACCATCGATTTCTCAAGGCTGGAGCCCCAGCACAGCGATGACCCGCCAAAGCCCTTTTCTTTCCTCACTTCATCCCTGCCCATGAGAAGGGTGCCCTGTTACATAGGGTATACGAACGCTTCCACCCATGACGTCATCAGATCGGGTCTCGACCGCTCGCCCCTCTATACGGGAAAAATAAAAGGGACGGGAGTACGGTATTGCCCTTCTATAGAGGATAAAATCGTCCGCTTCAAAGAAAGGGAGCGACATCGTATTTTCGTGGAACCCGAAGGGCTCGACACCGCCGAGTACTATCCCAACGGCCTCTCCACGAGCCTTCCTCTCGATATCCAGCTTGCCATGCTGCGGACGGTTACGGGACTGGAGCACGTAGAGATTACACGCCCCGGATATGCCATAGAATACGATTACGTACCCCCGACCCAGCTGATGCCGACACTGGAAACAAAAAATATAAAGAACCTCTTTCTCGCGGGACAGATAAACGGCACCACCGGCTATGAGGAAGCGGGCGCCCTGGGTCTTATGGCGGGCATCAATGCGGCCCTCAAGGCTAGTGGGGAGGGAGAATTCATCCTCGGCAGGGAGGAGGCATACATAGGTGTGATGATAGACGATCTCGTCACGAAAGGCGTGGACGAGCCCTACCGGATGTTTACCTCGAGGGCGGAGCACAGGCTCCTTCTCCGGGAGGATAACGCAGACCTCCGGCTTACCGGGAAGGGCTATGAAATAGGACTGGTGAGAAAAGAAAGATACGAGGCAACCAGGGAAAAGGCGGCAAAGATCGGGAATGCCCATGCCCTGCTCCGGTCGGTAAGATTCACCCCCACAAAAGAGACCAATTCCCTGCTCAGGGAAGCCGGCATGGAGGGGATAAAGAACCCCGCCACCCTCGAGGAGTTGCTGAAGAAACCCGAATGCACCATGGAGAATATAAAGAGGCTGGAAAAAAGGCTCCTCCTCGTTGAAGAAGATATTGCTTATCACGTTGAGTTGAATGTAAAATACCGTGGTTATACGGACAGACAGCTCGATATGGTAAGGAAAGCGAAGAGACTGGAGGACCAGAGAATCCCTTCAGGCTTGGAATACGCGGAAATTTCAGGGCTTTCCAGGGAAATGGTGGAAAAATTCTCGCGCATAAGACCCTTTTCTCTGGGCCAGGCTTCCCGGATACCGGGAGTCACTCCCGCTTCCATTACGGCATTGCTCATTCATTTTAAAAAGAAGGGCATTTTATAG
- a CDS encoding HD domain-containing protein, whose product MSDVLLRDLTERIKEQAVIKKVGSGCFEGNIYLVGGAIREIALGSSPRDYDFIIDQEKDLKVFEVLFGASSFVLGKKPIHTHRIIVGTLSLDINSFEGTVEDDCRRRDFTVNAIAYDLKRDMIVDPLGGLTDLARRTIRCPRSQVLLDDPLRMLKAVRHYATLENFSLDPELIAAVTVLKGHIHESAPERIKSEFDQIITSPMPHEGIKMLEETGLLFEFIPDLEALRKMDEEKGFALGTYRHMVEGFRYLKKYGALYGLPEKDLKSVGYAFLFHDLGKAVTFSYDPEKEAVHFFYHEKYSCNMAERVMEGLRFSAHEIKAVLTLIEHHMRVFLISGSESTERAVRRLVYKMGELTPLLLVHTMCDMYGSSGGSENESTARVESRCKDVLHMYFDWKREPLPVLVSGRDLLSLGFRAGPLVGMILADIRERQISGEIRDKGEALEYAESFLSPGTQ is encoded by the coding sequence TTGTCGGACGTACTGCTTCGCGACCTCACCGAGAGGATCAAAGAACAGGCGGTCATAAAGAAAGTAGGAAGCGGGTGTTTCGAGGGCAATATCTATCTGGTAGGGGGCGCGATCAGGGAGATAGCACTGGGAAGTTCCCCCCGTGATTATGATTTTATTATCGATCAGGAAAAGGACCTCAAGGTATTCGAGGTCCTTTTCGGCGCCTCCTCGTTCGTTCTCGGGAAGAAGCCGATCCATACCCACAGAATAATCGTCGGAACCCTTTCCCTTGATATTAATTCCTTCGAAGGCACGGTGGAGGATGACTGCCGGAGGCGTGATTTTACGGTCAATGCCATTGCCTACGATTTGAAGCGCGATATGATCGTAGATCCCCTCGGGGGACTCACGGATCTCGCGAGAAGGACCATCAGATGCCCGCGCAGCCAGGTGTTGCTCGATGATCCGCTAAGGATGCTCAAGGCGGTCCGTCATTATGCGACCCTGGAGAATTTTTCCCTCGACCCGGAACTTATCGCCGCCGTAACCGTGCTGAAAGGCCATATCCACGAGTCCGCTCCCGAAAGGATAAAATCCGAATTCGACCAGATCATAACCTCTCCGATGCCCCATGAGGGGATAAAGATGTTGGAGGAGACGGGTCTCCTTTTCGAATTTATCCCCGATCTCGAGGCTCTCCGGAAGATGGACGAGGAAAAGGGATTCGCTCTTGGGACTTATCGACACATGGTGGAGGGATTCAGGTACCTGAAAAAATACGGCGCCCTCTACGGGTTGCCTGAAAAGGATCTGAAGAGCGTAGGTTATGCATTCCTTTTCCACGATTTGGGGAAGGCGGTCACTTTTTCCTACGATCCCGAGAAAGAGGCGGTCCATTTCTTTTACCACGAAAAATATTCCTGCAATATGGCAGAGCGCGTCATGGAGGGGTTGCGGTTCAGCGCCCACGAGATAAAAGCTGTTCTCACTCTCATAGAGCACCACATGAGGGTTTTTCTCATAAGCGGCAGCGAGTCGACCGAGAGGGCGGTGCGACGGCTCGTGTATAAAATGGGGGAATTGACCCCGCTCCTTCTCGTTCACACCATGTGCGACATGTACGGCAGTTCGGGCGGGAGCGAAAATGAATCGACAGCCCGCGTCGAATCCAGATGCAAGGACGTGCTTCACATGTACTTCGATTGGAAAAGAGAGCCCCTGCCGGTCCTGGTGAGCGGCCGCGATCTGCTCTCCCTCGGATTCAGGGCCGGCCCGCTGGTGGGGATGATCCTGGCGGACATCCGGGAGAGGCAGATCTCCGGAGAGATAAGGGATAAGGGTGAGGCACTCGAATACGCGGAATCTTTTCTTAGCCCCGGAACGCAATAG
- a CDS encoding radical SAM protein, giving the protein MDRREIIVKSILTRTGIEGFDYCINPYVGCEHSCAYCYATFMKRFTGHMEPWGSFVDVKVNGPEVLRRQVARKKGGSLLVGTVTDPYQPAEREYRITRGCLEALRDSPFEVNILTRSPLCTRDKDLFKALPSIKVGITVTTDSDEVRELFEPSAPPIESRVKALKVLHGEGIRTYAFIGPMLPLDPDRLAGLLYGVVDEVCIDKLNYSRKVIGLYRLQGLTRFLEEDYFVDTAQALKESFEKNGVAASVFFDCCGSRAGSAIDSPNESGGWA; this is encoded by the coding sequence ATGGACAGAAGAGAGATAATCGTAAAATCGATCCTCACCCGCACCGGAATCGAAGGCTTTGATTACTGCATCAATCCTTACGTGGGATGTGAGCACTCCTGCGCCTATTGCTATGCCACATTTATGAAACGCTTCACCGGCCATATGGAGCCCTGGGGCTCGTTTGTGGACGTGAAGGTGAACGGACCGGAAGTGCTCCGGAGGCAGGTCGCGAGGAAGAAAGGCGGGTCCCTCCTTGTAGGCACGGTCACCGACCCCTACCAGCCTGCCGAGAGAGAGTACCGGATTACGAGAGGATGTCTCGAGGCGCTCCGAGATTCGCCTTTCGAGGTGAATATTCTTACCCGCTCCCCCTTATGTACCAGGGATAAAGACCTCTTCAAAGCCCTCCCTTCCATCAAAGTAGGCATCACGGTCACCACGGATAGTGATGAGGTGAGAGAATTGTTCGAACCCTCCGCTCCGCCGATTGAATCGAGGGTAAAAGCGCTGAAAGTTCTCCATGGGGAAGGCATTCGCACCTATGCCTTCATAGGACCCATGCTCCCCCTTGACCCGGATCGCCTCGCAGGGCTCCTTTACGGTGTGGTCGATGAAGTGTGTATCGATAAGCTCAATTATTCACGAAAAGTAATAGGTCTCTACCGCCTGCAGGGGTTGACCCGGTTCCTCGAGGAAGATTATTTTGTGGATACGGCGCAGGCATTGAAAGAATCCTTTGAGAAGAACGGGGTGGCGGCTTCCGTCTTTTTTGACTGCTGCGGCAGCCGCGCTGGGAGCGCTATTGATTCCCCGAATGAATCAGGAGGCTGGGCATGA
- a CDS encoding PAS domain S-box protein, which translates to MRDEEKPKEQLVKEIRSLRERLEYARKKAGAADEAEIPLQAQIHFLQTLIDAVPAPVFYKGADFRYLGANNAFLEYHGLARKDIIGQSVSDILPKDEARMHHDEDLDLMSNGGRVSREYRFTHADGSVRNVVNNKGLFKKSDGSVGGIVGVIIDVTERKKTQEELEHQSRILDIMTGQMEDMVYYKDKDFRYVFSSKPHCRRVLRCSQDECLGRTDREITLLGGHGDETAPENIYGAGDVETKNACRPFKFERMITLEGEKVWLEIYNAPVYDDREQFAGIVGCSRDITERKRGEQRLKESEERLRLLIEGTNDVITLQDRKGTFLYYNGTHRYGYESDTILGKTPHLVFQPTEASRMMQHLNYVFETGKSLTTEEEITVDGDKLWYNVNRYPIKDERSTIVSVATISRNITDRKRMEENLIKSQKLESIGTLAGGIAHDFNNILTVMLGNITLARMSIDPENKAVKRLKDAEKATMRAKDLTQQLLTFAKGGEPFKRVVSINRLIEDSVNLSLSGSNVKCDYEISDDLFPVEIDEGQIRQVIHNVIVNAKEAMPSGGVVSIRAKNIALGADNDLSLDQGLYVRIDINDRGPGIPGTYLPKIFDPYFTTKEMGSKKGTGLGLAICYSIVRKHSGYIKVESIVGEGTTFAVYLPAYESDSTEGNGADGVQSPHKGRVLLMDDEEMIREITAEILGALGYDAAFAKNGDEAIEMYEEERNSGRPFDVVILDLTIPGGMGGKETIQKLIDLDPRVKGIVSSGYSNDPVMAEFRKYGFSGIITKPFKIEELSEVLRTIISE; encoded by the coding sequence ATGAGAGATGAGGAGAAACCGAAGGAGCAGCTCGTAAAGGAGATTCGTTCCCTTCGTGAGCGCCTTGAGTATGCCCGGAAAAAGGCGGGCGCCGCGGACGAGGCGGAAATTCCGCTTCAGGCCCAGATCCATTTTCTTCAGACCCTTATAGACGCCGTCCCTGCACCCGTCTTCTACAAAGGAGCCGACTTCAGGTACCTCGGAGCGAACAATGCATTCCTCGAATATCACGGTCTGGCCCGTAAGGATATTATCGGCCAATCCGTCTCCGATATACTTCCGAAGGATGAGGCCCGGATGCATCATGACGAAGACCTCGACCTCATGAGCAACGGAGGCAGGGTGAGCCGTGAATACCGATTCACCCATGCCGACGGCAGTGTCCGCAACGTGGTGAACAATAAAGGATTATTCAAAAAATCTGACGGCTCCGTCGGGGGCATCGTGGGGGTAATAATCGATGTGACCGAAAGGAAGAAGACCCAGGAGGAGCTCGAGCACCAGAGCCGTATCCTCGATATCATGACGGGCCAGATGGAGGATATGGTCTATTACAAAGACAAAGATTTCAGATATGTATTCAGCAGCAAGCCCCATTGCCGGAGGGTCCTCAGATGTTCCCAGGACGAATGCCTCGGCAGGACCGACAGGGAGATCACCCTTCTCGGCGGGCACGGTGATGAGACTGCTCCTGAAAATATTTACGGCGCCGGCGACGTGGAGACGAAGAACGCCTGCAGGCCTTTCAAATTCGAAAGGATGATCACCCTGGAGGGTGAGAAAGTGTGGCTCGAGATCTACAATGCCCCCGTCTATGACGATAGAGAACAATTTGCGGGGATTGTGGGTTGCTCCCGGGATATTACGGAACGGAAACGGGGCGAGCAGAGGCTTAAAGAGTCGGAAGAGCGTCTGAGGCTCCTTATCGAGGGCACGAATGACGTCATAACCCTTCAGGACAGGAAAGGGACTTTCCTCTATTACAACGGCACCCACCGGTACGGCTATGAAAGCGATACGATCCTCGGCAAAACGCCCCACCTGGTTTTCCAGCCTACCGAGGCATCGAGGATGATGCAGCACCTGAATTACGTGTTCGAGACAGGCAAGAGCCTCACCACCGAAGAGGAGATTACGGTCGATGGGGATAAGCTCTGGTATAATGTAAACCGCTACCCTATCAAAGACGAAAGATCGACTATCGTGTCGGTAGCCACCATTTCCCGCAACATCACCGACCGGAAACGGATGGAGGAAAATCTGATCAAGTCCCAGAAGCTGGAATCGATAGGAACCCTTGCAGGCGGCATTGCCCATGATTTCAATAACATCCTGACCGTCATGCTGGGGAACATAACCCTGGCCAGGATGTCCATCGACCCGGAAAACAAAGCGGTAAAACGATTGAAAGATGCGGAAAAAGCGACAATGAGAGCCAAGGATTTGACTCAGCAATTATTGACTTTTGCAAAGGGGGGAGAACCTTTCAAGCGGGTCGTCTCCATAAACCGCCTGATAGAGGATTCGGTAAACCTGTCTTTAAGCGGGTCGAATGTAAAATGTGACTATGAAATCTCGGACGATCTCTTCCCTGTGGAGATCGATGAGGGGCAGATTCGGCAGGTGATTCACAACGTAATCGTCAATGCAAAGGAGGCCATGCCTTCAGGCGGCGTCGTATCGATCCGTGCAAAAAATATCGCCCTCGGGGCGGACAACGACCTCTCCCTCGATCAGGGCCTTTACGTGCGCATCGATATTAACGACCGGGGACCGGGAATTCCGGGGACCTACCTGCCGAAGATCTTCGATCCCTATTTCACGACGAAAGAGATGGGAAGCAAGAAAGGAACGGGCCTGGGGCTCGCGATCTGTTATTCCATTGTGAGGAAGCATAGCGGATATATCAAGGTCGAATCGATCGTAGGAGAGGGGACCACTTTTGCCGTCTATCTTCCTGCCTATGAAAGCGATTCAACTGAAGGCAACGGGGCGGATGGGGTTCAATCGCCGCACAAAGGCCGGGTGCTGCTCATGGACGACGAAGAGATGATCCGGGAAATCACAGCCGAGATATTAGGGGCCCTGGGATATGACGCCGCCTTTGCGAAGAACGGGGACGAGGCGATCGAAATGTACGAGGAGGAGAGAAATTCCGGCCGGCCCTTTGACGTCGTGATTCTCGACCTCACCATACCCGGCGGGATGGGCGGAAAGGAGACGATCCAGAAGCTGATCGACCTTGACCCGCGTGTCAAAGGGATTGTCTCGAGCGGGTATTCGAATGATCCGGTCATGGCGGAATTCAGAAAGTACGGATTTTCCGGCATCATCACCAAGCCTTTCAAGATAGAGGAACTGAGCGAAGTCCTGCGTACCATCATCTCCGAATAG
- a CDS encoding 4Fe-4S dicluster domain-containing protein codes for MNNEQPRKARINIAFISQLIFLFLFLILFVTTEYRGKDEISIAINSFFRANPLVTASYLFAEKALTWLLLPGVLMIVFSAILGRFFCGWICPLGTIIDMATRKIRKKGPIRMLQGNVKYYLLLPLLFAALFNVNLAGILDPIAILVRALTFFLYPLLGYTVRSGWTGLYGLIGEKRDFIEPAYGFIRDYVLPFRETFYPLAFLSFGLFLFILFLERYESRNWCRNLCPLGALLGLLSKFSIFRRRPGKVCADCGQCADICPTSFDSEILKKEECILCMECEVKCRFHRVNFTLKRPKGAVAKEAPPVMERRVLLGGLASGFFLSRAFSFSSPSNQERLLRPPGAQNEAEFLKKCVRCGECMKVCLKSALYPDYHKAGLYGFFMPVLIPRLGYCEYNCNLCGQVCPTGAIPNQPLEKKKKNIIGAAAFDKNHCLPYAKKIDCIVCEEHCPIPEKAIRTEPVEMKNFEGKTVTVKQPYIVEDLCNGCGICEYVCPLEGKSAVEVYAKVKRKIKQ; via the coding sequence GTGAACAACGAACAACCCCGTAAGGCAAGGATAAACATTGCTTTTATATCTCAGCTCATCTTTCTCTTCCTTTTCCTTATACTCTTCGTCACTACCGAGTATAGAGGGAAGGATGAGATTTCCATTGCCATCAACAGTTTCTTCAGGGCAAATCCCCTTGTGACCGCGAGTTACCTCTTCGCGGAAAAGGCCCTGACCTGGCTTTTGCTCCCGGGCGTGCTCATGATCGTTTTTTCCGCAATCCTGGGAAGATTTTTCTGCGGGTGGATCTGCCCCCTCGGAACCATAATCGACATGGCGACAAGAAAGATCAGAAAAAAGGGACCCATAAGAATGTTACAGGGGAACGTCAAGTACTACCTCCTTCTCCCCCTGCTTTTCGCCGCCCTCTTTAATGTGAATCTTGCAGGTATTCTCGATCCCATCGCCATATTGGTGAGGGCCCTCACCTTCTTTCTCTACCCGCTCCTCGGTTATACGGTCCGCTCGGGCTGGACCGGCCTCTATGGCCTCATCGGGGAAAAGAGAGATTTTATCGAGCCGGCTTACGGGTTCATCAGGGATTATGTACTGCCTTTTCGGGAGACTTTCTATCCTCTCGCATTCCTCTCCTTCGGTCTTTTTCTCTTCATCCTTTTTCTCGAAAGGTATGAATCCCGGAATTGGTGCCGCAACCTCTGCCCTCTCGGCGCCCTCCTCGGTTTATTGAGTAAATTTTCCATTTTCAGACGGCGTCCGGGAAAGGTCTGTGCCGATTGCGGACAGTGCGCCGACATATGCCCCACCAGCTTCGATTCTGAGATTCTCAAGAAGGAAGAATGCATACTCTGCATGGAGTGTGAGGTGAAATGTAGGTTCCATCGCGTCAATTTCACGTTGAAGAGGCCAAAAGGGGCAGTCGCGAAGGAGGCACCCCCCGTGATGGAGAGAAGAGTTCTCCTGGGCGGACTTGCCTCCGGGTTTTTTCTCAGCCGCGCCTTCTCCTTTTCTTCCCCCTCCAATCAGGAGAGGCTTTTGAGGCCGCCGGGGGCTCAAAATGAGGCGGAGTTTCTGAAAAAATGCGTGCGGTGCGGTGAGTGTATGAAGGTGTGCCTTAAGAGCGCCCTTTATCCCGATTATCATAAGGCCGGCCTCTACGGCTTTTTTATGCCCGTCCTGATCCCCCGTCTCGGCTATTGTGAGTATAACTGCAACCTCTGCGGCCAGGTCTGCCCCACCGGGGCCATACCGAACCAACCATTGGAAAAGAAGAAGAAAAATATCATAGGCGCTGCCGCCTTCGATAAGAACCACTGTCTCCCCTATGCGAAGAAGATAGATTGCATTGTGTGCGAAGAGCACTGTCCCATCCCCGAGAAGGCCATCCGGACCGAACCTGTGGAAATGAAGAATTTTGAGGGGAAGACTGTCACGGTGAAGCAGCCTTACATCGTGGAGGACCTCTGCAACGGATGCGGGATCTGCGAGTATGTCTGCCCCCTGGAGGGGAAATCCGCGGTAGAGGTCTACGCGAAGGTGAAGCGGAAAATCAAGCAATAA